Proteins encoded together in one Ancylothrix sp. D3o window:
- a CDS encoding DUF6173 family protein — translation MAINYTHNPNLEIQKLVALSQDNYASKFYAHLVNLIMDFDSKLDNEHEVGLMLVNFGQTVVFSLEDMRYCDPSLISFIGHTQEGQPVELIQHVNQISILLMKLPRQYPAEPKRPFGFQLEETK, via the coding sequence ATGGCGATTAATTACACACATAATCCTAATTTAGAAATTCAAAAATTGGTGGCATTATCACAGGATAATTATGCCAGCAAGTTTTACGCTCATCTAGTTAATTTGATTATGGATTTTGACTCGAAGTTGGATAATGAGCATGAAGTTGGGCTTATGCTCGTTAACTTTGGTCAAACAGTTGTTTTTTCACTGGAAGACATGAGGTACTGCGACCCCTCTTTAATATCTTTTATCGGTCACACTCAAGAGGGCCAACCTGTGGAGTTAATCCAGCACGTCAACCAAATTAGCATTCTCTTGATGAAGTTACCTCGTCAGTATCCGGCAGAACCTAAAAGACCATTTGGTTTCCAGCTAGAAGAAACGAAGTGA